GGCAGCTTGGAGGATCACCTGTTTATTTTGAGTCATCTGCGTTTACCCACGAGGGATTTGGTTTGCAACCATTCGATCGAAGGTGCGTCCTGCCTGTTTGACAATCTCACCCATTGCTTTGAGTAAAAGAGTGTTCATTTCCAGTGTCTGAGTTAATAAAACATCGAGTTCGGGAAGTTTAACAGATTCTAGGGAACGGGATAGGGCGTTGCAGTTTGCAATGGTTTGCTCAACAGCTTGGGGGATAATCGTTGAATGATCACTTGAAAGAGGAATAAAAAGGTCATCTGAGTTCTTAAGAATATAACCAAACTCTTCGCGGTATTTCTCCCAAATGGCTGTGATCTCTTCAATGCCTTCTCGATATTGAGTGTAAAACGCGTCCTTATCTATGGTGCCGTCTTTAATTTTCTCTAGGCTTTGATTGAGGCTGGAAATCATATTAAGGAGCTTTCTGTTATCAATATGGGTTTCACGGCGCTCTATTGATTGTCCTTGGAGTTTAGACAGAGTAAAATCATCCATGCTATGAACGGCATATTCAGTCGCTGAGTAAAGAGATTTTCTTCTAGAAATTTCAGTGATGCCTTCAATGGGTTCAGCCATAAATACTTTCCTTGAATTTTTTTAAAAATGCACTTTCTGCTGAAGGAATTATAAATGACCCCCAAATTATATACAAATAGAGAATCGATTATCTTGAACTCGGCTTTGGAAAGCCGCAGCCGCTCTCTGAACCCTCATTTTTGTGTAAGATGAGTGATTAAGGAAGTGTAAATTTTTCTTATGGTTTTATACACAAAAAGTGTATACAGATCTTCACAACTCAGATGGAGGTGATCTATGGAAAGAAGCATATCAAAGAAAATTTTTGAAAAATCTCAGCAAGTCTTTCCCGGTGGGGTTAATTCTCCCGTTCGATCCTTTCCCGGACTCGGGATATCGCCTCTTGTGATCAAGTCGGGAAAAGGCGATATGATTACCGATTTGGATGGGTATAAATATATTGATTTTTGCATGAGTTGGGGGCCTTTAATTTTAGGTCATAGCCATCCTGTAGTGATCAAAGCAATTCAAGAACAGATTGAAAATGGGACGACTTTTGGGATTGCGACAGAGGAAGAGCTCCTTTTGGGTCAGTGGGTTATTGATCATGTCGCATCAATTGAAAAAGTTCGTTTTGTTTCAACCGGAACGGAGGCAACCGGAACGGCGATTCGTTTAGCCCGCGCCTTTACAAAACGGAGCAAAATCGTCAAATTTGACGGAAACTATCACGGTTCTGTCGATTCATTATTGATTAGAGCGGGATCTTATTTGCGCAATCACATTCCTGAGGCTTCCTCAAGTGGAATTCCAAGCGAATATATTCAATCGACAGTGACGCTACCATACAATGATCCGATGGTATTCAAAGACTATTTTTCAAAGCATGGCGATGAAATTGCCGCAGTGATTGTCGAGCCCATTGCGGGGAATATGGGGGTAGTTCCTGCATCGGGTGAATTTTTAGGGACGCTTAGACAGCTCACCATTGAAAAAGGGGCGCTTCTTATTTTCGATGAGGTAATTACCGGTTTTCGCGTAGGTCTTGACGGTGCGCAAGGACTTTACGGTATTGAGCCTGATCTGACTTGTTTTGGTAAAATTATCGGTGGGGGGCTTCCCGCAGCGGCAATTGGGGGTTCAAGAGAAATTATGGATTTTTTAGCTCCCAAGGGGGATGTCTTTCAAGCGGGAACTTTATCGGGATGTCCTGTTGCCATGAGAGCAGGCCTTGCAACACTTCAATGTGTAAGCGCGCCGAAATTTTATGAAAAACTCAAACAAAAAGCAGATGTTATTACAAAACCCGTACACGAATTTATTACGAAAAATAAAATAAATGCATGTGTACAACAAGTAGGGTCGATGTTTACACTTTTCTTTGGAGCAAAGTCGATCAAGACCTCAGAGGATTTGAACCAACTCGATGCCGAAACGTTTAAGCGCTTTTTCCAATACTTATTTGTGAAGGGAATTTATTTCCCTCCATCGCAAATGGAGGCGAGTTTTGTTTCAATAGCCCATGAAATGGCCCATTTAGAGAAAACGCGCGATGAAATTCTAAAATTTTTGCAGGGATTGTTACCTCAATAGATGACGAAGTGGCTTTTTAGTTGTTATATCTTTTTTAGCTCGATCGTTCTGTTTGCGACAAGTTCGCCGCAAACATTGGAGAATTGGGTTCATTTTAAAGAAGGCGCTCCTCATCGCGTGGGTCTTCTTCATATTTCAAAAGACCATCCGATTGATCAATCAACTTTGTTATATGTGCAGCTCGCTCTGAGGCACTTTAAAGAGAAAGGGGCTGCTTGTGTTATTTTAAATCTCGACACACCGGGAGGGGAGGTCTTCTCGGCAATGAAAATAGCCTCGCTATTTCATACGTATAGCGTGATTGAGGATATGCCCGTTATTGCCTATATCGACGATTGGGCCATTTCGGCAGGAGCTCTACTGGCGTATTCATGTCCCATTATTGTGATCAACCAATCGAGTATTATGGGAGCTGCGGAACCGGTCCTTATGGGAAACGGCGAATCTAAACCGGCCGGTGAAAAAACGGTGTCGGCTTTGCGCGCCGAGTTTGCTTCAACGGCTCAGCTCTATCAAAGAAATCCGGCGATTGCAGAGGCTATGGTTGACAAAGATCTTATCTTAGTCAAGAGGGGAGATGAGATTATCGGTCTTCGCGATCAAAGTGGAGTCAAGCCGGAAGATGAGGTGGTTTTCCCTGAGAAAAAGCTGCTTACCCTACGTGCTTCCGAATTAGAATCTTACCATATTGCAAATTACTTTTTGCCAAGCAATCAAGCAAGTAGCGTGCTTGATTTGCCCTTTTTTAAAAGTATAGACGGGATTGAAACGCTTGAATTTGACCATTGGAAGGTTGGGTTTTTTGCTTTTCTCACACATCCCGTGATCGCTTCAATCTTAATGTTTGCCCTCATCGTTGGTTTTTATATCGAGATGAGTACGCCGGGATTTGGGTGGCCCGGAATTATTGCACTTTCTGCTTTAGGGCTCATTTTACTCACGCAATTTACCCTTTATACGGCCAATTATCTCGAGTGGATTTTGCTCGGTGTCGGAAGTGTTTTGATCCTGATTGAACTCTTTTTTATTCCGACATTTGGGTTTATGGGGATTTTGGGAATTTTGCTTGTTATAGCTTCTCTTTTTTTACTTTTTGTTCCCTATATCGATGCGATTGATCTCGTGACATTTCGTCTTAATCCCTTTGAAAAAGAAGTTCTTTTTTATCGCTTGAGTTGGCTCATGTTATCATTTATTTTGGCATGTGCCGTTGTCATCATTCTAGCTAAAATCTTCTCTAAAACATTGTTTCCCAAATACCACATTATTTCTAAAGATTATCATGAAACGCCTAAAGCCTCTTTTGAAGTGCATTCGGGAGAAGTCGGCGTTGCGCAAACGATTTTAAAACCTTCGGGAAAAGTTGAAATTGCCGGTCTTATATATGATGCGGTTACAGAGGGACAATTTCTCGAAAAAGGAGAAAAAATCATTGTTCTTCGTCAAGAAGGTGAAAAACTTGTCGTTAAACGTATTCAATAAATAGTTTCGACGATATAATTTCCCCAAAGCTAATGGGAGTTATCGTGGAATTATCAAATATGATGTTTATTGTTACACTGATCTTAATCATTTTAGGGATTATCTTTATTGCGGTTACCGGTCGTTTTATTGGGTTATGGTTTCAGGCTTTTGTTTCAGGAACCCCCATTGCCATTCTTAATATCGTCGGAATGAGTTTAAGGAAAATCCCCCCACGCACCATTGTAAATGCAAAAATTAACTCGTATAAGGCGGGTCTTGTTCAAATTACCGTCTCAGATTTAGAAACCCACTATTTAGCCGGTGGCCGCATCCTCGATGTTGTGGCGGCAATGATTGCAGCAGATAAGGCGAATATTGAACTTAGCTGGCGTCAAGCCACAGCGATTGATTTAGCCGGTCGTGATATTTTAGATGCTGTGCGCACTTCAGTTTATCCCAAAGTCATTGATTGCCCTGAAAAGGGACAGCAGTACATTTCTGCCGTTGCTAAAGATGGGGTTGAACTACTCTGCCGCGCACGCGTCACTGTGCGTACAAATATTAAACAACTCGTTGGTGGAGCGACGGAAGAAACAATCATTGCCCGTGTGGGTGAGGGAATTGTCAACTCCATCGGATCATCGAATACGCATCTCGATGTACTTGCTTCTCCGCAATCTATTTCAAAGCTCGTTCTTGATAAGGGGTTAGATGCTCAAACGGCTTTTGAAATTCTCTCCATTGACATTGCCGATATCACGGTTGGAGAAAATATTGGTGCACGTCTTCGAGCAGATCAGGCGGAATCAGATAAACGTATTGCGCAAGCCAAAGCGGAAGAGAGGCGTGCAATGGCCGTTGCTATTGAACAAGAAAATACGGCTAAAGTCACCGATATGCGTGCAAATCTCGTACAAGCTGAGGCTCAAATCCCCATTGCCATTGCCGAGGCATTTAGAACAGGGAAAATTGGTGTTTTAGATTTTTATCATATGAAAAATCTTCAAGCAGATACTCTCATGAGGGAGTCGATTTCCAAAGAAGCGGATAAAGAAGAGGCTGAATAGAGGGTGTCATTATGGAGAAGACTTCAACCGATGTTTTAATCATTTTCCTCTCTGTATTGTTTTTGTTGTTTCGCTTTATTTTCCGCAAAAAAAAACAAGGAAATGCACCGCCGATTCTTCCTCGGGTGCATTCTGAGCCAATACCCTCAAAAAAGCGCTCTCCCGGAGTTGTTAAGGTAAATAACCTCCCTCAACAGTATGAAAAGACGGGTGAGGAAAAAAAAGAGACAAACTTGAGACCTCATCCTCAAGTGGAAACAAAACACTCTCTTCACAGGAAGAGAAAAAGCCATTTCAAGGACGCCCTTCGGAACCCATCCTCTTTAGTTATTGCAAATGCGATTTTAAATCGGCCCTATCAAAGGCCCGATATACAAAGAGAAATCGATGGAAAATAAAATCCCAACACGTTCTGATATCTATCAATTTCCCAATGGCTATTTTGATAGCCTTTCGGCGTTGTATATTCCAAAAGAGTTTCTGCCGGATGAAGGCAGTGCTATTCTTAAAACAAAAAAAATTGCTATTAAAGAACTTGGTGGGGAGGTCCCCTCTGAGTTTAAGATGCGGACAAGATGCGCCTTTGCTATGCTAATTATGCCGTTTGACACGTGGTTTAGAGCCTATTTTTACGTCTGGAGAGCATTAAGAAACTCTGTTAAGAGACATCAAGAAGAAGAAAAACAATATTCTTTAGAGTTTTCTGCTAAATGTGCGATTGCCGTTGCCAATGCCGCGAGCGCTGTTGTTGAAATTGTGCGCATCGTTTTTGCTGAAAGTATGATTTGTTACTCTGCTTTAAAAGGGGTGTTTTTGTGGGATTCTTGTAGGGCCCTTGCTGAAATCGAATATATTTTATATGCGATGTCTTATGAAGATACATTCTATCAAATACATAGTGATCCTCCGGAATTAGATGGTACTCCTCCAAGGAATGTAAAGGCTTCACCGGCGTTGCGCCCGCAGTTATCCAGATCTTCTTCAGCCCCGACTTTCTTAGAAGGATTATCGGAAGCGACTCCTACTAGTATGCCTAGGAAGGAGGAGGAGATTACGCTGACTGATCACATCATAAAATTTTTTATGTTAGCAGAGCATTGTACCATTTCTCCCCTAACTTTAGCGGGATTCCGTGTTCATCATTGGCTATACCGGGACTTATGCAACAAAAGCAGTTTACCGTAATTTGCCGGACCAGCCGAGTTTTGAGCGAAGTGTTGAGTAAAAGTCTCTTCGATTCAGTGTGACAAGTTTGAAGATTTTATCCGATTTTTTAATCGTGATTGAATCATTGGGCTTTAGCTCGTGATTTGCCATTCCGTCTGCAACACATTCAATCGGTTTCGAAGGGCTCAAATACTTAATTTCAATGGTTGCATCCGAAGAGAGAACAAGGGGGCGATTAGAGATTGTATGGGGGCAAATCGGTGTCAAGACGATGGCTTCCAGTTCCGGCACGAGAATGGGGCCGCCGGCTGCTAAAGAATATGCGGTTGATCCATTAGGCGTGGCTAAAATAATGCCGTCAGCTTCAAATGTATTGAGATAAAGCCCATCGACATGAATGCTTACCTCAATCAAAGAGGGGTTCATAGCGCGGTGGATGACAATATCGTTAATTGCATAGCTCGAGTAGGTCTCGTTTGATGCATATAAGATCAATCTTTTTTCAATGACGTATTCGCCTCGAAGTAGATCTTCTAAGCTCTTTTCAATATCGGTAAGGGGAATGTCTGCCATGAATCCGAGGTGGCCAATATTAATTCCCAAAAGAGGGACATTGAGATCGCGGTAGGCGTGAGCATAGGATAAAATCGTCCCGTCACCACCTAAAGAGATTAAAAAATCAATAGAGGAAGAGGGAATGGATGAGAGCGAGGGGCAATTGAGCTCTTTGGCATATGCGTCTTCAATAACGACGTGGACTTTATGGATATGGAAAAAATCAAGGATTCTATGGATTGTTTCATGCGCTTTTTTTTCTATTGCGTAGGCAACAAGGAGGGCGACAATCATTTTAAAGCCTCACTCTTTGGGTTGATGACAAAGACTTCTTTTTTGATCAGACTTTCATAAATTTGCTCAGCTGTCAATCCCAGTTTTTGGGAAAGCTCTTGATGAGAGCCGTGATGGATAAACGTTTCGGGGATTCCAAAATTCGTAACACAGAGGTGTTCAAATCCATTTTGGACAACAAACGAGTTCATGATCGATGCGAGGCCCCCCTTGAGGGAATGCTCTTCAATGGTGATGAGATAGTGATGGGAAGATAAAGCTTCAAATAAAAGCGGTTCATCGAGTGGTTTCACAAAAATGGGGTCAATCACAGTCGCTTCATATCCGAGTTGTTTTAGGAGCTCTTTAAGTTCGAGTCCAACGGACGCCATTGTCCCTAATGTGACAATGCAGACAGTATTTCCTTGGGATAATACCTCTCCTTTTCCAACCGGGCGGCGAACCATGTATTCTTTTTTTGGTGAAGGCGTTGGCAAATTGGGATAGCGAATCGCCGTTGGTTGTTTCCAGTCAAAGCAGTCATGAAGGAGCTCCGTTAAAACCTGAGCATCTCTTGGCCCTGCGATGATCATATTAGGCATTTCATTGAGGAAGCCAATATCGTAAATCCCATTGTGCGTGATGCCATCTCCACCTGCGATCCCTGCACGATCAATAGCAAAGACAACGGGAAGATTTTGAATGCACACATCGTGATAGACGTTATCAAGCGCTCTTTGCAAAAAGGTCGAATAAATGCTCACCATCACTTTAAAAGAGCCGTTTCGTGCGATGCCACCTGCATATGTGACCGAGTGGCCTTCTGCAATTCCCACATCGATGCAGCGTTTGGGAAATTGCTCCATCATTTTAGTCAGGCACGATCCCGCGGGCATTGCAGGCGTGATGACAATAATAGAGTCATCTTCTTTTGCCATTTCAAGCATGGTTTTCCCAAAGACTTGTGGGAAGGTGGAAGATGTCTCGGATTGTTTGTGCATTGTGCCGGTCACTTTATCAAATGGCTTCACACCGTGATAGCTGACCGGATTTTCAATAGCCTTTTTCATTCCTTGGCCTTTAACCGTGCGCAAATGAAGCAAAATGGCTTTGGGGCTTTCCTTTACGGCTTGAAGAATTTCAATCATTTTGCGGATATCATGCCCATCAATAGGGCCGACATAGGACATGTTAAATTGTTCAAATAAAGTGGCGCCACTCACAAGATCTTTGAGAGAGCGCTTAATTTTTCCTCCGCCTTCTGCAAGGGTATTGCCTACCGAGGGGATTTTGGAGAGGGTTTCGCCAAGTTCATGGCACAAGCGATTTGTCGTTGGTGAATTAATCAAGCGGCTGAGGATCTGTGTAACGGCTCCCACATTTTTAGAGATCGACATATCATTATCATTTAAAATAATAATGAAATTCTTAAGCGTTTTTGGAATGTTATTGAATGCTTCATAGAGAAGACCGCAAGTCAAAGTGGCATCTCCAAAAACAGGAATGATCGTATCATCCTTCCCTTGCAAATCGCGCGCCGTCGCCATTCCAAGAGCTAGAGAGAGTGCAGGGCCTGCATGGCCCGTATAAAAGGGGTCATGCTCTGATTCTTCAGGGTGGAAAAAACCCGAAAGCCCCTCATATTTTCTCACGGTATGGAAGCGGTCATTGCGCCCGGTGAGGATTTTATGGGGATAACATTGATGCCCAACATCAAAAATAAAGCGATCCTTTGGGGAATCAAAAACAGCGTGAAGCGCAATTGTCAACTCCACAGCCCCTAAACCGGAGGCGAGATGACCGCCATTAATAGCCATCACATCGATGATGCGCTCGCGCACTTCTTGAGCTAAGACTTCGAGTTCAGAATAAGAGAGGTTTTTGATGTCCCTAGGGGATTGAATCATTTCGAGTAAGGTCATGAAAATATATCTTATCGGTAGGCGGCATCGTTTGTGGTAAATAGCGTTTTTTCGACAACTCCATTGTCATTCACGACAAGATGGTTGTTGCGGTCTTTAAGGAGTTTTTCAATTTTTGTTTGCGCTCCCTTGAGTTTATCATTGCAAAGATGAATCAGCTCATCCGCTTCTTCAAATAAAACAAGAGACTCTTCAAGGGCAATTTCGGATCCATTCATCTTGGAGAGAATTTCTTCTAAACGGCTATACGCCTTTTCAAATGTCAAATTTTTTTTAGGTGTTGTCATAATAGGCCTTATTTGATGTCTTCGACTTGTGAGAGAACTTCCCCATCTTGCATGAGCAATCGAAAGTGCTCTTTGATTTTAAGCTGCTTCGATGAAATGATAACTGAATCTGAGTTTTGTGCAAAGGGAATGCAATAGCCTCTTGAGAGAAGTTTTTTTGGATTGATAGAGGCATAAATATCCTGTAGCGCAACCAGGCGGTTTTTCTTTTTTTCTAAAAGGGTCGCTGTTGCTATGTGTAGCCGGGACTTGTATTGATCGAGACGAAGATTCAGTTCTTTTAGCTGTCTGAGCGGGTTTAAACTCTCTTTTTGTCGGACAAAGCCCTGGATTTTGAGCTGCTTTTCTTTGAGTGATTGCATGAGAGAGCTTTGCAGGTCGTAGTCAATATCATCTACTTTTTGAAAATGTTCCTTTAATAGATAGGTCGGGTCAGAGAAGAGGGGGCTTACCTGAACCGTACGCATGAGGCGATGTGCAACGCGCACTTTGTCTTCAATGGTCTTCGTTAAACTTGCTTCAGCCAATGCAAGCCGGTCTAATAAAGCAGCTTTTTCGCTTGATACGATCTCTGCGGCAGCAGAGGGGGTCGGAGCACGGCAATCTGCGACAAAATCGGCAATTGAGACATCAGTTTCATGTCCTACGGCGGAAATCACCGGGATATGACTTCTAAAAATAGCCTCAGCCACGCAGCGCTCATTAAAAGGCATTAAATCTTCCAAAGAGCCGCCTCCTCTGCCGATGATTAAAACATCTGCCAAGTTAAATCGGTTCATATCATCAATGGCCTGTGCAATTTCAACAGCTGCTCCGGCACCCTGAACTTTCACCGGATTGAGAACGAGGTGAAAGCCGGCATGCCGCCTCTCTAAAACATGGATAATATCTTGAATAACACTCCCTGTCGGGCTGGTCACAACGCCAATGGTTTTAGGAAAGCGGGGAAGGGGTTTTTTATTCTCTTTATTAAACCAACCCAGCTGTTCGAGCTCGGTCTTGAGTTGATGGATTTTCATCAGTAAATCGCCCACACCGGCTGCTTTGGCCCGTTTAACGATGATCTGATACGTTCCCCTGACTTCGTAAACGCCGAGGTCGCCCTCGATAATAATTTGATCTCCCGGCTTGATTTTGAGTGGAGATTGTGCTCGATAGCCTTTAAAAAAAACGCAGTTGATTAAACTTTTATCGTCTTTGAGGGTGAAATACTCATGCCCTGAAGCTTGAAGTCGATAATCTCCGACTTCTCCCTTCACACAAATCCCCTGAAAGCCCGGCTCAATTGCCATTTTAATGGCTCGGTTTAGAGCCGATACCGATAAGACACCTTTTGCGTCATCCATATGTTTTCCTAAAATAATTGCTGAAGCATAAAAGAAAAAAAAGAAGGATGCATTAAAAAAATGCACCCTTCAGCTTTTTAAGCCAGCTATTTGATCATCCCGCGCAACGTTATTCTGCCGGGTTAGGTTTAGGTGAAATGCCTGCCCCATCAACAGATTCAATGACTTTTTTTGCTACCTGAGAAATTTTGCCTTGTGCTGCATCCGAACTTATCGCAGGGATCTTAGCTAGAACATTGGTCGATGTGTGGAAAACATAAGAAGCAATGCTTCCCTTTTGAGTTGCATCTCCTTGGACTTCGAGCCATTGTAAAAATGAGACGCTCAAGGGGATAAAAACTGCTTTAAATGCTTCAGCTATGTTTTGCGCACTTTCCTGAATGGGGACAATATTCCCGGTAGAAAGAGCCTTAATATTTCGAGTCGAAAAGAAATCAACAATCGGTTTAGAAAGGGTGTCTTTTTTGGGGGGGGTATAAATAGTGCGTTTGGGTGTTTCCGAAGCGTCTTTTGGGCTTTTTCCCATCCATGCTGCAAGATGTCCTGCCCATGTTCTTTTTTCTAGTGCAGATTCAGGAAGCTTAGCCGCTTCAGGCATTTCCTCTGCTAAGAAATAGGTGAGAGCAACTGCAGTTGCGAGTGTTGCTGCAAGTTCTGCGCTTCTGGGTAAAAGATTGAGCTCACTTGGTTGGATGATATTTGTTAAAGGGCGAATTTCCCGAGTCACCAAAGAGCTCCCGGGAATCAATTTTATCATGTATGAAAGAGGGAGAGATGCAATTGCAGTGATAGCGATTTGCATGATGCGTGCGATTTGGACGATAGCTCCTGATTGAACTGCACAGTATCCCAATTGGGCTACAGCTTGGGCTGTTCCAAAAAGAGCGTTGTAGAAATCATGATTCACAAAGGGAACGAGTGAGGTTGGTTCTTTGCTTGTTGCTGCTATTGCCGCCATAAATAAACTCCTTTAATTGAGTTTTAAAATATTAAAGTCATTAAAAATTTATAAAACTCAAATGTTTCGATGATAGTTAACTTTTTTTAAACCCATCTTGCTCCTCTCGGAGTGTTAAGATTGTGTTTAAAATTCTTTAAGAATGTTTGTACATTATCCGAAATGAGGTATTTTCGCCAACAAAAAAACATATAATTAAAATTTTTGTTGACGTTTTTCTAGGGTATGTTCCTAAGATGAACGCATATTTTTTTCTTGAGTTTTCGAGGGGAATCGATGTAGTCTTCAGATTGATATTTTGATAAGGAGGGCATAGGTGAGAGAAAAGGTTATTGCAGCTAATTGGAAAATGAATAAGACAGCTGAAGAGGCGACTGCATTTTTAGAGGAATTAATTCCTCTTGTGCAGGGGCACAATGCTTATATTGCAGCTCCCTATACGGCTTTGTCTGCCTTGAGCTCATATCCTCATCCTCAATCCATTCGCATTGGCGCGCAAAATATGAGTCGGTATGTTGAGGGGGCGTATACCGGAGAGATTTCCATACGCATGCTCCAAGAATTTAATATTGATTTTGTCATTTTGGGACATTCGGAAAGGCGGCACCTTTTTTTTGAAAGCGATGCCGTGATCCGAGAAAAAGTGCATTTGGCTCTGAGCGAAAAGCTGTTGCCGATTTTATGTATTGGTGAAACGCTCGAAGAGCGGCGTGCAGGGCAGATGGATCAAGTGCTTAAACGCCAAATAGAAAGTGCATTAAGCGGGGTCAATATTGGAGGGGGAAAGGAGCTGGTTTTAGCTTATGAACCGGTTTGGGCTATTGGAACGGGAGAGGCGGCAACGCCAGATATCGCAGAGGAAGCTCATCGCCATTGCCGCAAGTGCTTAGCGGAAATCGTTGGAAAAAATAGTGCAGATTCGATTACAATTTTGTACGGTGGTTCCGTAAAGGCCTCAAATGCTCAAGAATTGCTTGAAGAGCCCAATATTGATGGATTTTTGGTCGGAGGAGCCTCTCTCGATCCAAAATCATTTGCCGAAATTGTAAAAAGTTAAA
This genomic interval from Simkaniaceae bacterium contains the following:
- the xseA gene encoding exodeoxyribonuclease VII large subunit encodes the protein MDDAKGVLSVSALNRAIKMAIEPGFQGICVKGEVGDYRLQASGHEYFTLKDDKSLINCVFFKGYRAQSPLKIKPGDQIIIEGDLGVYEVRGTYQIIVKRAKAAGVGDLLMKIHQLKTELEQLGWFNKENKKPLPRFPKTIGVVTSPTGSVIQDIIHVLERRHAGFHLVLNPVKVQGAGAAVEIAQAIDDMNRFNLADVLIIGRGGGSLEDLMPFNERCVAEAIFRSHIPVISAVGHETDVSIADFVADCRAPTPSAAAEIVSSEKAALLDRLALAEASLTKTIEDKVRVAHRLMRTVQVSPLFSDPTYLLKEHFQKVDDIDYDLQSSLMQSLKEKQLKIQGFVRQKESLNPLRQLKELNLRLDQYKSRLHIATATLLEKKKNRLVALQDIYASINPKKLLSRGYCIPFAQNSDSVIISSKQLKIKEHFRLLMQDGEVLSQVEDIK
- the xseB gene encoding exodeoxyribonuclease VII small subunit: MTTPKKNLTFEKAYSRLEEILSKMNGSEIALEESLVLFEEADELIHLCNDKLKGAQTKIEKLLKDRNNHLVVNDNGVVEKTLFTTNDAAYR
- the tpiA gene encoding triose-phosphate isomerase; its protein translation is MNKTAEEATAFLEELIPLVQGHNAYIAAPYTALSALSSYPHPQSIRIGAQNMSRYVEGAYTGEISIRMLQEFNIDFVILGHSERRHLFFESDAVIREKVHLALSEKLLPILCIGETLEERRAGQMDQVLKRQIESALSGVNIGGGKELVLAYEPVWAIGTGEAATPDIAEEAHRHCRKCLAEIVGKNSADSITILYGGSVKASNAQELLEEPNIDGFLVGGASLDPKSFAEIVKS
- the floA gene encoding flotillin-like protein FloA (flotillin-like protein involved in membrane lipid rafts) produces the protein MELSNMMFIVTLILIILGIIFIAVTGRFIGLWFQAFVSGTPIAILNIVGMSLRKIPPRTIVNAKINSYKAGLVQITVSDLETHYLAGGRILDVVAAMIAADKANIELSWRQATAIDLAGRDILDAVRTSVYPKVIDCPEKGQQYISAVAKDGVELLCRARVTVRTNIKQLVGGATEETIIARVGEGIVNSIGSSNTHLDVLASPQSISKLVLDKGLDAQTAFEILSIDIADITVGENIGARLRADQAESDKRIAQAKAEERRAMAVAIEQENTAKVTDMRANLVQAEAQIPIAIAEAFRTGKIGVLDFYHMKNLQADTLMRESISKEADKEEAE
- a CDS encoding 1-deoxy-D-xylulose-5-phosphate synthase; protein product: MTLLEMIQSPRDIKNLSYSELEVLAQEVRERIIDVMAINGGHLASGLGAVELTIALHAVFDSPKDRFIFDVGHQCYPHKILTGRNDRFHTVRKYEGLSGFFHPEESEHDPFYTGHAGPALSLALGMATARDLQGKDDTIIPVFGDATLTCGLLYEAFNNIPKTLKNFIIILNDNDMSISKNVGAVTQILSRLINSPTTNRLCHELGETLSKIPSVGNTLAEGGGKIKRSLKDLVSGATLFEQFNMSYVGPIDGHDIRKMIEILQAVKESPKAILLHLRTVKGQGMKKAIENPVSYHGVKPFDKVTGTMHKQSETSSTFPQVFGKTMLEMAKEDDSIIVITPAMPAGSCLTKMMEQFPKRCIDVGIAEGHSVTYAGGIARNGSFKVMVSIYSTFLQRALDNVYHDVCIQNLPVVFAIDRAGIAGGDGITHNGIYDIGFLNEMPNMIIAGPRDAQVLTELLHDCFDWKQPTAIRYPNLPTPSPKKEYMVRRPVGKGEVLSQGNTVCIVTLGTMASVGLELKELLKQLGYEATVIDPIFVKPLDEPLLFEALSSHHYLITIEEHSLKGGLASIMNSFVVQNGFEHLCVTNFGIPETFIHHGSHQELSQKLGLTAEQIYESLIKKEVFVINPKSEALK
- the hemL gene encoding glutamate-1-semialdehyde 2,1-aminomutase; this translates as MERSISKKIFEKSQQVFPGGVNSPVRSFPGLGISPLVIKSGKGDMITDLDGYKYIDFCMSWGPLILGHSHPVVIKAIQEQIENGTTFGIATEEELLLGQWVIDHVASIEKVRFVSTGTEATGTAIRLARAFTKRSKIVKFDGNYHGSVDSLLIRAGSYLRNHIPEASSSGIPSEYIQSTVTLPYNDPMVFKDYFSKHGDEIAAVIVEPIAGNMGVVPASGEFLGTLRQLTIEKGALLIFDEVITGFRVGLDGAQGLYGIEPDLTCFGKIIGGGLPAAAIGGSREIMDFLAPKGDVFQAGTLSGCPVAMRAGLATLQCVSAPKFYEKLKQKADVITKPVHEFITKNKINACVQQVGSMFTLFFGAKSIKTSEDLNQLDAETFKRFFQYLFVKGIYFPPSQMEASFVSIAHEMAHLEKTRDEILKFLQGLLPQ
- a CDS encoding NAD(+)/NADH kinase — protein: MIVALLVAYAIEKKAHETIHRILDFFHIHKVHVVIEDAYAKELNCPSLSSIPSSSIDFLISLGGDGTILSYAHAYRDLNVPLLGINIGHLGFMADIPLTDIEKSLEDLLRGEYVIEKRLILYASNETYSSYAINDIVIHRAMNPSLIEVSIHVDGLYLNTFEADGIILATPNGSTAYSLAAGGPILVPELEAIVLTPICPHTISNRPLVLSSDATIEIKYLSPSKPIECVADGMANHELKPNDSITIKKSDKIFKLVTLNRRDFYSTLRSKLGWSGKLR